In Planctomycetaceae bacterium, a single genomic region encodes these proteins:
- a CDS encoding DUF1501 domain-containing protein, whose translation MLSISDGSVRMCDGLRRREAIRVGGLSALGLSLPQLLSERTAGAVDQPNTGTSHLPSFGKAKSVILFWLLGGPPQHESWDPKPDAPENIRGEFGAIDSIVPGIRVGELMPLTSRHTDKLAVLRAVVTKDQAHSSSGYQMLTGVPHEPLSSENVTAKAPNLWPSWGAIVRALRPDRNGLPSAITLPRHIANDGEIVWPGQDAGFLGRKFDPWLLNCDPSEADFRIPEISLAPGIDDTRLNVRRDLLRELDHRQQHLETSLRIRRYTQQTQQAFTLVTGKGARDAFSVSAESEHVRDRYGRNRFGQSVLMSRRLVEAGASLVQVNWTRVAGADNNGTWDTHKNHCASLKNPLMPMMDQTFSALLEDLDQRGMLDETLVAWLGEFGHTPKINGNAGRDHWGNCFSLALAGGGIKGGVVHGESDAHAAYPVSGIVTPRDIAATIFHCLGYVPETQIHDQFARPIQISRGEVIEAVL comes from the coding sequence ATGCTGAGTATTTCTGACGGCTCAGTTCGCATGTGCGACGGTCTTCGACGCCGCGAAGCGATTCGCGTCGGCGGCCTGTCGGCGCTGGGACTCTCACTGCCGCAACTACTGTCCGAACGGACGGCTGGCGCCGTTGACCAGCCGAACACAGGAACGTCGCATCTGCCGAGCTTTGGCAAGGCGAAGTCGGTGATTTTGTTCTGGCTGCTGGGCGGACCGCCGCAGCATGAGTCCTGGGATCCGAAACCGGACGCTCCTGAAAACATCCGCGGCGAATTTGGCGCGATTGATTCGATTGTGCCCGGAATTCGCGTGGGTGAACTGATGCCGCTGACGTCCCGCCACACGGACAAGCTGGCGGTGCTGCGAGCGGTCGTGACGAAGGACCAGGCCCATTCGTCCAGCGGATATCAGATGCTGACCGGTGTGCCGCATGAACCGCTGAGCAGCGAAAACGTCACCGCCAAAGCTCCCAATCTGTGGCCGTCGTGGGGAGCGATCGTTCGCGCGCTGCGACCGGACCGCAATGGCCTGCCGTCCGCCATCACGCTGCCGCGTCACATTGCCAATGACGGAGAAATCGTCTGGCCGGGGCAGGACGCCGGATTTCTGGGCCGGAAGTTCGACCCCTGGCTGCTGAACTGTGATCCGTCGGAAGCGGACTTTCGCATCCCGGAAATCTCGCTGGCTCCGGGCATCGACGATACGCGGCTGAACGTACGCCGCGACCTGCTGCGTGAACTTGACCACCGGCAGCAGCACCTGGAAACGTCGCTTCGCATTCGCCGCTATACTCAGCAGACGCAGCAGGCGTTCACACTGGTCACCGGAAAGGGTGCTCGAGACGCGTTCAGCGTTTCCGCCGAATCGGAACACGTCCGCGATCGGTACGGACGAAATCGCTTCGGCCAGTCGGTGCTGATGTCTCGCCGGCTGGTGGAAGCGGGAGCATCGCTGGTGCAGGTCAACTGGACTCGCGTCGCCGGAGCCGACAACAACGGCACCTGGGACACTCACAAGAACCACTGTGCCAGCCTGAAGAATCCGCTGATGCCGATGATGGATCAGACGTTTTCCGCGTTACTGGAAGATCTCGACCAGCGCGGAATGCTGGACGAAACACTGGTCGCGTGGCTGGGAGAATTCGGGCACACTCCGAAAATCAACGGCAACGCGGGTCGCGACCACTGGGGCAACTGTTTCTCACTGGCACTGGCCGGCGGCGGCATCAAAGGCGGCGTTGTCCATGGAGAATCGGACGCTCACGCCGCCTACCCGGTTTCCGGAATCGTGACACCGCGCGACATCGCAGCAACGATCTTCCACTGTCTCGGATATGTTCCGGAAACGCAGATTCACGACCAGTTCGCCCGCCCGATTCAGATCAGCCGGGGCGAAGTCATCGAAGCCGTGCTGTAA
- a CDS encoding c-type cytochrome domain-containing protein, whose product MRVCPISVCRIVLPWCLLCTGTCAGAGQHDVRALLTKYCLGCHGANDGEAGISLVSTDSILAGSDDGPILNRDDLKNSRLFKVLATDADIAMPPEGEEQPSADERAALEKWVLSGATLGPESLARPAVPDVEPRHSTAERLLSSLFLPERNAMAVSGVRTISLLHHDSGESIWQVDPKSGSVAQLSSAHTHPWLAAACGIPGVGGIALILNQYDGSILKQFGGHSDSVYSAVLNHDDSVIATAGYDRKILLHSVETGVLLRTLEGHNGSVFDLAFDPTGTVLCSASADGTVKVWRTSDGERLDTLSQPQAEQYAVLVSPDGRQIYAAGADNRIRVWQLISLQKPQINPLLTARFAHEQAITTLAISVDGSRLASAAEDGTLRVWTTSPLTHLQALPVQSSVVTSACFVSNLELFVTRIDGTTGSFSLPAEAADSAVPATADAPAARSPSTSPDAAPSRIAESEPNRADQAQVVSIPVTVTGTIAAQDGAAPAAAVDTDDFRFHAERGETLLIEVKAERNKSPLDSAIEVLHADGRRVLQTRLQAVRDSYFTFRGKDSDTSDDFRVFNWQEMELNEYLYADGEVVRLWLYPRGPDSGFKVYPGAGNRYTYFGTTPTAHALQAPCFIVVPKDPDEPLIDNGLPVFPVYFENDDDPQREWGHDSRLFFTAPDAGDYLVRLTDARGFSGPDYAYELTIRHPSPDFEVSVGGGKISVAAGTGQEMSFTARRIDGFEGPITISVDNLPEGFESSGPTTIQAEQRQALMIVYATEAAAEPTTEQLAAITITATATINGRQVTHPLTGLEELKLLKDPKIRVRIVAAEADPNGQPDQAARLVIHPGETIPARLIVQRNAHDGIVTFGNEDSGRNLPHGTFVDNIGLNGLMVLEGQTDREFFITAADWVPGTSRTFFLKSNVDNITSLPVVLEVRP is encoded by the coding sequence ATGCGCGTATGTCCGATTTCCGTTTGCCGAATTGTGTTGCCCTGGTGTCTGCTCTGCACCGGAACCTGTGCCGGCGCAGGACAGCACGACGTCCGCGCACTGCTGACGAAGTATTGCCTTGGCTGTCACGGAGCGAACGACGGTGAAGCGGGCATCTCGCTGGTTTCGACAGACAGCATCCTTGCGGGGAGTGATGATGGCCCGATCCTGAACCGTGACGACCTGAAGAACAGTCGGCTGTTCAAGGTTCTGGCGACGGACGCCGACATCGCGATGCCTCCGGAAGGTGAAGAACAGCCCTCCGCCGACGAACGTGCGGCCCTGGAAAAGTGGGTGCTGTCAGGAGCCACGCTGGGTCCGGAATCACTGGCTCGGCCGGCCGTGCCGGATGTTGAACCGCGGCATTCGACCGCCGAACGACTGCTGTCCAGTCTGTTTCTGCCGGAGCGCAACGCCATGGCGGTCTCGGGAGTGCGGACGATATCGCTGCTTCATCATGACAGCGGCGAATCGATCTGGCAGGTGGATCCGAAGTCCGGATCGGTCGCTCAGTTGTCGTCGGCACACACTCATCCGTGGCTGGCTGCGGCGTGCGGGATTCCGGGTGTCGGAGGCATTGCGTTGATCCTGAACCAGTACGACGGCAGCATTCTGAAGCAGTTTGGCGGCCACTCCGACTCGGTTTATAGCGCAGTCCTGAATCACGACGACAGCGTGATCGCCACCGCCGGCTATGATCGAAAGATCCTGCTGCACAGCGTCGAAACCGGAGTTCTGCTGCGAACACTGGAAGGTCACAACGGCAGCGTCTTTGATCTGGCGTTCGATCCGACAGGAACCGTGCTGTGCAGCGCCAGCGCGGACGGAACTGTCAAGGTCTGGCGAACGTCAGATGGCGAACGACTGGATACGCTCAGCCAGCCCCAGGCGGAGCAATACGCCGTGCTGGTCAGTCCTGACGGCCGGCAGATCTATGCTGCCGGAGCAGACAATCGGATTCGCGTGTGGCAACTGATTTCGCTTCAGAAGCCGCAAATCAACCCGCTGCTGACGGCACGATTTGCTCACGAGCAGGCGATTACGACGCTGGCGATCTCTGTCGACGGATCACGGCTGGCCAGCGCTGCCGAGGACGGCACGCTTCGCGTCTGGACCACATCGCCGCTGACTCATCTGCAGGCGCTGCCGGTTCAAAGCAGCGTCGTGACGTCCGCCTGTTTTGTCAGCAACTTGGAACTTTTCGTCACGCGCATTGACGGAACGACGGGAAGCTTTTCACTTCCGGCGGAAGCGGCGGATTCTGCCGTTCCAGCGACAGCCGACGCACCGGCAGCGAGGTCGCCATCAACGTCGCCGGACGCAGCACCGTCGAGAATAGCCGAGTCTGAACCGAACCGCGCCGACCAGGCCCAGGTCGTTTCCATTCCCGTCACAGTGACGGGAACGATTGCTGCGCAGGACGGCGCTGCTCCCGCCGCAGCGGTTGACACGGACGACTTTCGATTTCACGCCGAGCGAGGAGAGACGCTGCTGATTGAAGTGAAGGCGGAACGAAACAAGTCACCGCTGGATTCCGCGATTGAAGTGCTGCACGCCGACGGACGTCGCGTTCTGCAGACGCGGTTGCAGGCCGTGCGAGATTCCTACTTCACGTTCCGAGGCAAGGATTCTGACACCAGCGACGATTTCCGGGTGTTCAACTGGCAGGAAATGGAACTCAACGAATACCTCTATGCCGATGGCGAAGTCGTGCGTTTGTGGCTGTACCCAAGAGGTCCGGATTCCGGGTTCAAGGTCTATCCGGGTGCCGGAAATCGGTACACGTATTTCGGCACAACGCCGACGGCGCACGCTCTGCAGGCACCGTGCTTCATCGTGGTGCCAAAGGATCCCGACGAACCGCTGATTGACAACGGCCTGCCCGTGTTTCCGGTTTACTTCGAAAACGATGACGACCCGCAGCGCGAATGGGGGCATGATTCCCGGCTGTTCTTTACGGCTCCGGACGCCGGCGATTACCTGGTGCGGCTGACCGACGCGCGAGGTTTTTCGGGGCCCGACTACGCGTACGAACTCACAATCCGGCACCCGTCGCCGGACTTTGAAGTCAGCGTCGGCGGGGGCAAGATTTCCGTCGCTGCCGGAACGGGCCAGGAAATGTCGTTTACCGCCCGCCGAATCGACGGCTTCGAAGGGCCGATTACCATCAGCGTCGACAATCTGCCCGAAGGATTTGAATCGTCAGGTCCGACCACCATACAGGCCGAACAGCGTCAGGCTCTGATGATCGTTTATGCGACAGAAGCCGCCGCAGAACCGACCACCGAACAACTTGCCGCGATCACGATTACCGCGACCGCGACCATCAACGGCCGGCAGGTAACACATCCGCTGACCGGCCTGGAGGAACTGAAGCTGCTGAAGGACCCGAAGATCCGAGTCCGAATTGTCGCAGCGGAGGCCGATCCGAACGGTCAGCCGGATCAGGCTGCCAGGCTGGTGATTCATCCGGGCGAGACAATTCCGGCCAGGCTGATCGTGCAGCGGAATGCTCACGACGGCATCGTTACGTTTGGAAACGAAGATTCCGGACGTAACCTGCCGCACGGTACCTTCGTCGACAACATCGGACTGAACGGACTTATGGTGCTGGAAGGTCAGACTGACCGCGAGTTCTTCATCACCGCCGCGGACTGGGTCCCCGGGACGTCGCGAACGTTCTTCCTGAAATCGAACGTCGACAACATCACGTCGCTTCCGGTGGTGCTGGAGGTCCGGCCGTGA
- a CDS encoding glycosyltransferase family 2 protein encodes MLSVVIPAHNEAENLPPLIAEVSGALDGVISYELIVVDDGSSDETLQRLSELARQMPTLRVVRHRNCCGQSTSLMTGIDAATKAWIATLDGDGQNDPKDLCQMMETARNSATPNVMVIGHRQKRKDSAWRLFCSRVANGVRSFLLKDETPDSGCGIKLFPREAFLKFPRFDHMHRFMPALMRRVGGDVISFPVNHRPRQSGSSHYGTMGRLFAGIIDLAGVSWLMLRTRRPQLEGNPQRDDE; translated from the coding sequence ATGCTTTCCGTCGTCATACCTGCACATAACGAAGCAGAAAACCTCCCGCCCCTGATCGCCGAAGTCAGCGGGGCATTGGATGGTGTGATCTCCTATGAACTGATCGTCGTCGACGATGGCAGTTCCGATGAGACTTTGCAGCGGCTGAGTGAACTTGCACGTCAAATGCCGACTCTGCGCGTTGTCCGGCACCGCAACTGTTGCGGTCAAAGCACATCCCTGATGACCGGAATCGACGCGGCCACGAAGGCATGGATCGCAACGCTGGACGGAGACGGGCAGAACGATCCCAAAGATCTTTGCCAGATGATGGAAACAGCACGAAATTCAGCGACACCGAACGTTATGGTGATTGGCCATCGTCAGAAACGGAAGGACTCTGCCTGGCGGCTGTTCTGCTCGCGCGTGGCCAACGGTGTCCGGAGCTTCCTGCTGAAGGATGAGACTCCCGACAGTGGCTGCGGAATTAAATTGTTCCCCAGGGAGGCGTTTCTGAAGTTTCCGCGCTTCGATCACATGCACCGATTCATGCCGGCTCTGATGCGGCGAGTCGGCGGCGATGTGATCTCGTTTCCCGTGAACCATCGTCCGCGTCAGTCGGGCAGTTCGCACTACGGCACAATGGGACGTCTGTTCGCCGGGATCATCGACCTGGCAGGAGTATCATGGCTGATGCTTCGAACACGGCGTCCGCAACTGGAAGGGAATCCGCAGAGAGATGACGAGTGA
- a CDS encoding lipid-A-disaccharide synthase N-terminal domain-containing protein, with protein MTSENFWIGFGLTGQCLFTARFLVQWLSSERQGKSVIPMAFWYLSVSGGMVLFIYALYRADPVFIIGQSTGLFIYLRNIHLVLRSRQRERSEAEAAPVTLRFPLAAQASEQQTQSRRGAA; from the coding sequence ATGACGAGTGAAAACTTCTGGATCGGGTTCGGCCTGACGGGACAGTGTCTGTTCACGGCCCGGTTTCTGGTGCAGTGGCTTTCCAGCGAACGTCAGGGGAAAAGCGTCATTCCGATGGCGTTCTGGTACCTGAGCGTGTCCGGAGGAATGGTGCTGTTCATCTACGCGCTGTACCGCGCGGATCCGGTGTTTATCATCGGACAGTCCACCGGCCTTTTTATCTACCTGCGCAACATTCATCTGGTGCTGCGATCGCGGCAGCGGGAACGTTCCGAAGCCGAAGCCGCGCCGGTAACTCTCAGGTTTCCGCTTGCCGCTCAGGCGAGTGAACAGCAGACGCAGTCGCGTCGCGGTGCGGCATGA
- a CDS encoding glycosyltransferase family 39 protein translates to MKTAGELFRHSSLSVACMLLLSLTTVWFRPLIPVDETRYLAVAWEMHDSGDFLVSHLNGETYAHKPPLLFWLINLVWSVTGPVEFWGRLVAPAFSAISLVLTVVIARRLWPDRPEIATVAPLLQCTLMLWMVYSPTTMFDSLLTVFAQIAILGVLRLDGGKSVSGVLLTGAGIGLGILSKGPVVLVHVLPVAVSAFLWSSTARHRSLRWCVAIAASIVLGGLIALAWAIPSAVRGGPAYADELLWGQTAGRVVESFAHRHAWWWYLPVLVPSLLPWLLLPSFWSGCRQLRRSSATVFCAIWWLGTLAILSLVSGKQPHYLLPSIPGATLLMAAAITSVPLITRRDLRSSPAEPYCAESCRLF, encoded by the coding sequence ATGAAGACGGCTGGCGAATTGTTCCGGCACAGCAGCCTGTCCGTGGCGTGCATGCTGCTGCTGTCGCTGACCACCGTCTGGTTTCGTCCGCTGATTCCGGTCGACGAAACACGCTATCTGGCGGTTGCATGGGAAATGCATGACAGCGGCGATTTTCTGGTGTCTCACCTGAACGGCGAAACGTACGCTCACAAGCCTCCACTGCTGTTCTGGCTGATCAACCTTGTCTGGAGTGTCACCGGTCCTGTGGAGTTCTGGGGCCGCCTGGTTGCTCCCGCGTTCTCCGCGATCAGCCTGGTGCTGACAGTCGTCATCGCTCGGCGACTCTGGCCGGATCGGCCGGAAATCGCAACGGTAGCGCCGCTGCTGCAATGCACCCTGATGCTGTGGATGGTGTATTCGCCAACCACCATGTTCGATTCGCTGCTGACCGTCTTCGCACAGATCGCGATTCTGGGTGTGCTGCGGCTTGACGGTGGAAAATCAGTATCCGGTGTTCTGCTCACGGGAGCAGGGATCGGCCTGGGAATTCTCTCCAAGGGCCCCGTTGTTCTTGTCCACGTCCTTCCGGTTGCGGTGTCTGCCTTCCTGTGGTCGAGCACTGCGCGACACCGCTCACTTCGCTGGTGCGTCGCGATCGCGGCTTCGATCGTACTGGGCGGCTTGATTGCTCTGGCGTGGGCAATTCCATCGGCGGTTCGCGGTGGTCCGGCCTACGCCGACGAACTGTTGTGGGGACAGACCGCCGGTCGCGTGGTGGAATCGTTCGCTCACCGGCACGCCTGGTGGTGGTACCTGCCGGTCCTGGTTCCGTCGTTGCTGCCGTGGCTGCTGCTGCCGAGTTTCTGGAGCGGCTGTCGGCAACTGAGACGTTCTTCCGCGACTGTCTTCTGCGCGATCTGGTGGCTGGGAACTCTCGCGATTCTCAGTCTGGTCAGCGGGAAGCAGCCGCATTACCTGCTGCCATCGATTCCGGGAGCGACATTGTTGATGGCCGCTGCAATCACCAGCGTCCCGTTGATAACGCGGCGGGATCTGCGCTCGTCGCCGGCGGAACCATATTGTGCGGAATCGTGCCGCTTGTTCTGA
- a CDS encoding FAD-dependent oxidoreductase, with amino-acid sequence MIADIFRCSLAVLVLSVMSVSASAQEVHDVVIYGGTASGIAAAVQVKRMGGSVIVIEPTSRVGGLTTGGLGQTDIGNKAAIGGISREFYQRVRRYYQDPANWRWQTPEQYRSEGQSRTSSDEDTMWTFEPSAALTVLHGLLSEHEISVVYNSRLARDGSGVTIDDGRIVSIQMENGQRYRGRVFIDATYEGDLMAAAGVSYTVGRESNATYNETLNGVQTQRAVHHQFVEGVDPYVTPGDPASGLVAGIHGNGPGIEGTEDRRVQAYCFRMCLTDHPDNRLPFVRPDNYDERQFELLFRNFEAGFHEIPWHNAAMPNRKTDVNNNHGFSTDFIGESDAYPEASYEERKRIVSRYRNYQQALMWTLANHPRTPEFVRSEVSRWGPCRDEFERPDGWQQQLYIREARRMVGQYVMTQHNCQGTQVAAKPVALAAYTMDSHNVQRYVDEDGDVRNEGDVQVGGFSPYPIDYGALVPKPSECRNLLVPVCLSASHIAFGSIRMEPVFMVLGQSAATAAVQSIRQNVSVQDVDYQEFRNRLLQDRQVLAWPAADGDN; translated from the coding sequence ATGATTGCCGATATCTTTCGTTGCTCTTTGGCCGTTCTGGTGCTGTCGGTCATGTCCGTATCTGCGTCCGCACAGGAGGTTCACGACGTCGTCATTTACGGTGGCACCGCTTCCGGTATCGCAGCCGCCGTACAGGTGAAGCGGATGGGTGGCAGCGTAATCGTGATTGAACCGACCAGTCGCGTCGGCGGGCTGACGACAGGGGGACTCGGACAAACGGACATCGGCAACAAAGCGGCCATCGGCGGGATATCGCGTGAGTTCTACCAGCGAGTTCGGCGCTACTATCAGGACCCGGCCAACTGGAGGTGGCAGACGCCGGAGCAATATCGCAGCGAAGGCCAAAGCCGGACGTCATCCGACGAAGATACGATGTGGACGTTCGAACCGTCGGCAGCGCTGACGGTCCTTCACGGTCTGCTGTCTGAACATGAGATCTCCGTTGTTTACAACAGCAGACTTGCCCGCGACGGCAGCGGTGTGACAATCGACGACGGGCGCATTGTCTCAATTCAGATGGAAAACGGTCAGCGGTATCGCGGTCGAGTCTTCATCGACGCCACTTACGAAGGTGACCTGATGGCCGCGGCCGGCGTCAGCTACACCGTCGGACGGGAGTCAAATGCGACCTACAACGAAACGCTGAACGGTGTGCAGACTCAGCGTGCCGTACATCATCAATTCGTGGAAGGCGTCGATCCGTATGTGACGCCCGGAGATCCGGCCAGCGGCCTGGTCGCGGGAATCCACGGCAACGGCCCGGGGATCGAAGGGACCGAGGATCGTCGAGTGCAGGCATACTGTTTTCGAATGTGCCTGACCGATCACCCGGACAATCGGCTGCCATTTGTCAGGCCGGACAACTACGACGAACGGCAGTTCGAATTGCTGTTCCGGAATTTTGAAGCCGGCTTCCACGAAATTCCGTGGCACAACGCCGCGATGCCCAACCGCAAGACGGACGTCAACAACAACCACGGATTCAGCACCGACTTTATCGGCGAAAGCGACGCCTACCCGGAAGCGTCCTACGAAGAACGCAAACGCATCGTGTCCCGGTATCGGAACTACCAGCAGGCGCTAATGTGGACACTGGCGAACCATCCTCGCACGCCGGAGTTTGTCCGCAGTGAGGTTTCCCGTTGGGGACCGTGCCGGGATGAGTTTGAACGGCCTGACGGCTGGCAACAGCAGTTGTATATCCGCGAAGCCCGCCGCATGGTGGGTCAGTATGTGATGACTCAGCATAACTGCCAGGGGACCCAGGTCGCCGCGAAACCGGTGGCGCTGGCCGCTTACACGATGGACTCGCACAACGTGCAGCGGTACGTCGACGAGGATGGCGACGTTCGCAATGAAGGTGATGTGCAGGTCGGCGGCTTTTCGCCATATCCGATCGACTACGGCGCGCTCGTACCAAAGCCTTCAGAATGCCGCAACCTGCTGGTGCCCGTGTGCCTCAGCGCGTCGCACATCGCGTTTGGTTCGATTCGGATGGAACCGGTGTTTATGGTGCTTGGCCAGTCTGCCGCAACGGCCGCCGTGCAGTCCATCCGCCAGAACGTGTCTGTTCAGGACGTTGACTACCAGGAATTTCGGAATCGCCTGTTGCAGGATCGGCAGGTGCTGGCGTGGCCCGCCGCCGACGGGGACAACTGA
- a CDS encoding excisionase family DNA-binding protein codes for MAKKYLSLDEAAERIGATKERLLRLREEGEIRGFADRGSWKFREQDVEEFVRSQQADSSPDIPIMSADKDEDSVLDDEGKVDLSASDSDVRLFFDETLFDDEEESKASDSDSDVQLSGDSGPNLEGRDTMDSGSVLESGGGRQSDSDSDVSLVGAGTEADFDLLSGDTIPGKGGIRTDAEIDLEELTAGADDDSDSDILLMDSDSKTKGSSVDLFADLGPDSGEMPIPADSNLSLSDSDSDVKLDVETEEDSDSDVLLTDSDSDVRLSPGSSPDLLGDLGSDSEINLAKPDSNVLSDDSDSDVKLGVDRTDSDIRLVEAAEDETAGTDPGIALPEDSDLKLIDSGRDEEDDSGITLSSVAASGDSDDSGISLEIDDSGISLEADDSGISLESLDSGTGFADDSGITLDAGDSGITLEAADSGIALFDDDSGLTLDEADMGSTMPMTAVAGAGKALADSRGGTTTHMEIPQPEGEDSDFELAGLDRDDDDTGTDTSVLMFDDEGTGSHEAAVEDEYGTDEEFDDEDFEEELDDVWDAEDEADEDFEAGESQVDGFAAPAGARMVTDAPWGTGWTTAVTFAAVFSAISAFVGIELVRTMWLWTQPGKSESWLLSILGGLF; via the coding sequence ATGGCCAAGAAATATCTCAGTCTTGATGAAGCTGCGGAACGTATCGGCGCTACAAAGGAACGACTGCTTCGTCTGCGGGAGGAAGGTGAGATTCGCGGGTTTGCGGATCGCGGAAGCTGGAAGTTTCGTGAGCAGGATGTCGAGGAATTTGTTCGCAGCCAGCAGGCGGACTCGTCTCCTGATATTCCCATCATGTCAGCCGACAAGGATGAGGATTCGGTCCTGGACGACGAAGGCAAGGTTGACCTCAGCGCGTCCGACAGCGACGTGCGGCTGTTCTTTGACGAAACACTGTTTGATGATGAAGAGGAATCGAAAGCCTCTGACTCCGACAGTGACGTGCAATTGTCCGGCGATTCCGGTCCGAACCTGGAAGGTCGGGACACGATGGATTCTGGCAGTGTTCTGGAATCCGGCGGGGGCCGACAGTCTGATTCCGACAGCGACGTCAGCCTGGTCGGTGCGGGAACGGAAGCAGACTTCGACCTTCTGTCCGGCGATACGATTCCCGGTAAGGGAGGAATCAGGACAGACGCGGAAATCGATCTGGAGGAACTCACGGCCGGCGCGGACGATGACTCCGACAGCGATATTCTGCTGATGGACAGCGATTCGAAAACCAAAGGTTCCTCCGTCGATCTGTTCGCTGACCTTGGCCCGGACAGCGGAGAAATGCCGATTCCGGCGGATTCCAATCTGTCGCTCAGCGACAGCGACAGCGATGTGAAGCTGGATGTTGAGACCGAAGAAGACAGCGACAGCGATGTCCTGCTGACCGATTCTGACAGCGACGTGCGACTGTCGCCCGGATCGTCGCCGGATCTGCTGGGCGATCTGGGTTCGGACAGCGAAATCAATCTGGCGAAACCCGATTCCAATGTTCTGTCCGATGACAGCGACAGCGACGTCAAGCTTGGTGTCGATCGAACGGACAGTGACATTCGCCTGGTGGAAGCGGCCGAAGATGAAACTGCGGGAACGGACCCTGGCATCGCGCTGCCGGAAGACAGCGATCTGAAACTGATCGATTCCGGCAGGGACGAAGAAGACGACAGCGGCATCACGTTGTCATCAGTCGCCGCTTCCGGTGATTCCGACGACAGCGGCATTTCCCTGGAAATTGACGACAGCGGGATCAGCCTGGAAGCTGACGATTCCGGGATTTCGCTGGAAAGCCTGGACAGCGGGACGGGGTTCGCCGACGACAGCGGGATTACTCTGGACGCCGGCGATAGTGGAATTACCCTGGAAGCCGCCGACAGCGGAATTGCCCTGTTCGACGATGACAGCGGCTTGACGCTGGACGAAGCGGACATGGGCAGCACCATGCCGATGACTGCGGTGGCCGGTGCCGGAAAGGCGCTTGCGGATTCCCGCGGCGGCACGACCACACACATGGAAATTCCGCAGCCCGAAGGCGAAGACAGCGACTTCGAACTGGCCGGACTGGACCGCGACGACGATGACACGGGTACGGACACCAGTGTGCTGATGTTCGACGACGAGGGCACGGGATCGCACGAAGCCGCTGTCGAAGACGAATACGGCACCGACGAAGAGTTCGACGATGAGGACTTCGAAGAAGAACTCGACGACGTCTGGGACGCCGAAGATGAGGCGGATGAAGACTTCGAAGCCGGCGAAAGTCAGGTCGACGGCTTTGCGGCTCCGGCCGGAGCCCGCATGGTCACCGATGCTCCGTGGGGAACCGGATGGACGACGGCCGTGACCTTTGCCGCAGTCTTTTCCGCCATCAGCGCGTTTGTCGGTATCGAACTGGTTCGCACAATGTGGCTGTGGACGCAGCCCGGCAAGAGCGAATCCTGGCTGCTGAGCATTCTGGGCGGCCTGTTCTGA